In Phaseolus vulgaris cultivar G19833 chromosome 7, P. vulgaris v2.0, whole genome shotgun sequence, the genomic stretch TTATTCGAAAATATtccagatttaattttttataatatgtttttGAATTCCGATCATTTTTATCCAAAATGTGGTTTCCATTTTAtgttctgatttttttttctattttttttaaaattgatatggtgcatgAAGAAATTGTCTAAGATTTTTTTCCCTTTGAAATGTTTTGAAAAGTCAAAACCATGGAACGATGCTTGAAATAGCATAACCGTGAGTTCACTCAGTTTAGCAGCTCGAGAAAAATGGGATATTCTTCTATAATCATCCTCTgcacttttcttcttcttctcttcttttctcCATCAACTTACGCATCACCATCCGATGAGGCGGCGCTGCAAGCCAAGAAGCTCATCAGCGCCCTCAATCTGTTCCCCGACGACGGCGTCAACGTCGTTCCCGTTGCCAACTCCTCGCTCCAACCGCGCAAGATCGTCGAGAAGCGCCTCAGGTTCCCGAACCTGGTAGCTTCGGATTCCGAGCCTTCGGTTGAGGATTTGGGTCACTATGCTGGCTATTACCCCATTGTTCATTCACATGCCGCAAGGTGCGTCTCTTGTGGACTCCATTTCACGTTTAATTTAGTTCCCGATTTTAATTAAACCCTAATTTAATTGTTTAAGTTCTACACATATGTGGCCTTACAGGGAAATGCCGGTAAATGAAAAAGTAGCATTGCATGGTTTTAATTTTGATTCATCTGATGAAATTGACTGTTGAGGGATTCTAGCAACCGTTTTTTTAATTATGCACTCATCAATTTTGGTAAATAAAAATAgagtttaattttatataagttGAAGTGTTAATTACATTAATCACAACTTTCTTGAAATTACATAAATTCTTTAGGCTTCTTACTCATAAATTAACCTTCCTTgattgtttaaaaattattatatgatATTTCTCATATGTTACACCGATTCGTTTAGTTGTTTGATTTGAACATCATTATATTGTGCTAATCTGATGTAATAGTATGATGAAAACAGGAACAGTTTGtttaatttcataaaacctcAGAAATAATTGATGTCAATGAATTTTACACTCTCAAGTAATGCATACTAACTTACGAGGCTAAGAGAGCTATAACTAACTAGCAAGAACACAAAAGAAAGGTCGAAGTAGATTCAATTTCATGCCTAAACTTCCTTAGGGCGTAGATTCAATTTCATGCCTAAACTTCCTTAGGGCCTTCCCACTTTAAAGAAATAGAGTGAAGTAGACAATGCGAGACATTTTGTCTTTTGGAGTATAAAACTACAACAAAATCATCACTcaatatttttacattatcaatTAGTTAATTGAGTTATGATacttaaaatagttattaaaataaagtagaaaatttattatatatattattatgcgTGATTAgatgataatatttatttaagttttttaattaattttcagTTCGTGATTCGGTGAGTGgaaaaatttaaacatatttacatatttttacaCTGTATTTTAGTTAACTTCAAATAAGtattctcttaatttttttcttacaagAAAGGGAAAATGTTAGTTTGTGCGTGCAACTTAGCTCCCTAACGCAATAGGAAGTGCCACACCATGTTTTTTCTctcatttataataaaatattatattttattaataaaaattaatataaataagttttaaaatagaattataaaatttttgtTTTGCAATTGGAATTGAAAAAAATGTAGGTGTTAAGGTATTATCACCCTTTTTAATTTGTAGCAGTAACTATTAAGGGTCTCGCCACTAAATGAATTTGACTATTCTTGCTTGTCTAAAGTTTATGGGATAgtttaattctaaattaaagGTCGAAATGACTTTATTTATTTGCTTAACGGAAATACCTTTATTTACCTACACTAAATATTAGCTTTagaaaactcattttttttaaacacaaGTACATGTTGAGTATTGATTTAAGGTTTAAGATTTAGGGCTTATGATTAAATGGAagttgttttatattttaaattttaagtatttcattaattttattggATGCATTAATATTTTAACACTTTATGACATTATTTAACAATTTCCTCCCGAAACTAGATaaaatttcaagaaaacaaataaaaaagaaaaatattaaatttaatccCTAAAAACGACAGTTTATGTTGCTTTGAATGTAATGATGTATCCTCTACAGTGTAAAACATTTATCATACTAAATTAGTAATACCAACATTGGTTACTACACGTGTTAGCATCTTATGTCTCTTAATCAAGTGATCTAGGGTTTGAATCGTGGTAATGTTTGAAATAAACCATGTTGAAATAGGAAACTACCTTGTGCACGCTCAACATCCCCAACGGTGGTTCCAATACCATGGTTTAGCAAAACGAACTTGCTAATGTCATGCTGATACCTTTCTTACTCCCAGTTGACATCAAAGTCCATAACATATTGCATGTCATAGATAAAATTCCATGTTTGTTGTGCACGATGTCACCTAGTCCTCTTTGCAACAAAGTCAAGAACTAGTTTCAATTGTCCTTCTTCTCTACAATTGCATCATACGCTAGCATAAAGAATCTGATATGAACGATCGTGTGTAGAAGCGTCTAGGTCCTCTCGTAAGAGATTTCGAAGAACGATTAGGCTTTGGACAAAGGGAACCTTTCGGTGGCTTCCGATTataccaagaacaagaacaatgaTAGAGAATTGAGAAACGGAAACAAAGTGCATATATTATTGATATCTCAAATAATAGTTCAatactctatttatagagtactaaagattacaaatgataaagataaatgctagaaagataaatgataaaatcctaactaattaaatcccaactaatgataaatgataaaagtacttaattaaatcctaactaattaaattcCAACTAAAGATttaaatcctaactaattaaatcctaactaattaaatccaactaaagataaatgataaataatagaaactactaaTTAAATCCTAAAACTTTAGAATATAACAGAATCACAAAATTGTGGTTCCGAGCATCATGTCCCACAACAAACAACGATTGGCCATCGAAGTAACCCTCGAGGAATCATCCATCTAGACCAATAAAGAGTCTGCAACCTTTCTTGAACCCTTTTATGCAAGAAATTGAACAAACATTGAAATTTTTAAACCAAGGCATAAATCCTGGTACGGATATGTAGTCTATCCCACGAGTTGATCTAGGTTTGCTCCTTAACACTGCATGAGCATAATCAACTACATGCTCTTATTGCTCCCCACAGTTAGCCTTATTCTCTCCCTTGCTTCTCTCATAGCTTTAAATATCTTGGTATCTTCCACATTGGAGGCGGTAACATGTATAGACTGTCCTCAGTTGATTCATAAAAATCgaagtcatcaccaccaccttCTTCCCCATCAACATCCATTCCTTCATCATGTAACTTCTCAATCTCTTCTTCCTCATTATCTTGTTCTCTACCATGTGTTCTTCCTCATCAACTTCTTGTTTCTTGCCATTTTCTTCTATAATAGCTTCTTGCTCCTTAtcattttcttctcttcttcaacATCTTGTTTCTCATTATCTTCTTCATCACCTCTATATTCCTTGCCATCTTCTACCATCGTTTCTAAATAAGGCTCATCATTGCCAAGTTCTTCAACAAATTCAGGTATTGGATCATGTTATAATCAAAGTAAACATTAATCTCCTTTCTCGGGTTTGCAAGACAACATTCAACAACAAAATAATGTTAGCATCATCCACAATGAGGTGTAAACCATCCTCCATGGTTCTCCTTGTCATTGCAAAGTGCATGTCCCCAACCTCATAATACTTTTTACACACACCAACTAAGTCCTTTAGCACCCAAGTAATTGTGGATTTAGAGAACAAGGACAATTGGAAGTGGTTTCTCACTTTATTGTTGGAGGACATGGGTGACCATGTGTATAACAAACTGAATTTTATCAGTGACATGTAGTATCATGGACTAAATtgcttatttatcattttatttaggGACTTGAATGCCAACTAGGAGTGAGAAAGGTGTTCAGCATCATGACACTTGACTGTTGATTTGGAATTTTGTTATTAGACTCAATAACAAAAGGACTAGTTTGCCTAAAGGAAGTATTATTTTAGGGACtaatatgcaaaaaaaaaaataattcaaagacCAATCACCTAGTGCCTTCAATTTTCAGGGACCTGTTATGTGCTTCACTCGTTTATTCAAGTCattaaattgtatattaattttaggggtggtcatggattggatttttcaaaatacaatctAGATCCAAtaaaatggattggatttaaatcCATATTCATATTAactagatcaaatttatttggattttttcaaatctatttaaaatagattaaatctagattcaattcactttgtcaattagattaaattcattttgttaattagattaaatccactttgtcaattagattaaattcattttgttaattagattaaatccactttgtcaaTTAGATTAAACCCATCTCGATTTGGGCCTGAAGACTCAACTTGACATGGACTTTGGCCCTCTCGGCTCAACATCGACTCGGGACGACTCAACCTGTGCCCGGACCGACTTAACTCGACCTGGGCCTGGGTCAATTTGGCTTTACATGGACCCGGTGCCGACTTAGCCTTGGTTCGGGGCAACTAAGCTCGACATGGGCTCGGGCTAACTTGACTCGACATTGGCTTGGGCTGACTCGACTCAACATGGGCCCGGGCAGACTCGGCTCGGCAACGACCCGAGCTCGGCTCGACATGGGTCCGGGCCGAcacggctcgacatcggcctagGTCAACTCAGATCGACATGGGTCGGACCAACtcatttaaaagaatttgaatGGGGTGTTGAAATTAGGAAAGAAGAATGAAATCTTAATGTAAAAGGAAATTTTACAAGGAAATTTTAAAAGgaaataatttaagattataaatagtttaatttgagaaaataatgaaaaaaattaattgaacaaggaaatttgaaagtaatttattttttaagatgcCTTAAGGATGAAGAGAGTAAAACAGTAGACCTTTTCATTTCACTCTATTTTATTGTGTAGAGGTGGATTATCTTGTTTGTGAAATCGTTTTCTTACTATTAAATAGCATGGATTTCACTATAAATTGTAAGCTAATATGCAATTTAGTCCTCTCTATCTAGTGATAACTTGTGTTGGGTTGATCCTTGAGCGTTTTTGTTTATACAAGTTACGTTGCTGACGTATGAAATTGTTAGCAAGTTCAAAACTTGTTTGGGTAAACTTTGGACCATGTTGACACTTTCGAAGATTATTATGGATAGATGCACACTTACTAGGGTCAAAGCAACACATGTTGCTACTTTTAGGGTCAAATTGTATATTAAATTGCAAAATTATATATGAAGTTTTCAACTTAAGGACAATTATAATTGCATGAGTTTTGTAAATTCCAACTAGTTTTCGTAACCTTGTACATCTAAAAATTTATTGTGCATATTATCCGGTTGTTTCATGAGCTGTAATAATGTGGTAAATTGTAGATTTCAATGAAAAGTATATTTATGTCAGTTGTTTCTGGCATTTGGTTGGTTCTGCAGGATGTTCTACTTCTTCTTCGAATCGCGCAATACAAAGGAGGATCCTGTCGTTATTTGGTTGACAGGAGGACCTGGGTGTAGCAGTGAATTGGCTTTGTTTTatgaaaatggtcctttcaaAATTGCTGATGACTTGTCTCTTGTTTGGAACGAGTATGGCTGGGACAAGGTATATGCCATTCACTTTATCAATGTTATATATGCGTGTGTGTATGCAAGTAATGTAAGCAATCTAAAATCTAATTTTGAATGAATTCATGTTGCTTCATGAGGGATCAACTTTCCACACAGCTGCCCTCGCCTTAGGCCATGCCATCTCCATTGCAGGGTCATAAGTTTAAGATCTTCCTATCAGAGTATGCTGacataacataaaatttaagaCACTGGGTTAtaagactaaaaataatattttctatctTGAAAACTATCAACAACCTAATAAGACATTAATTAATGTGACTATTATAAGATTCTTCCGTTAGAGTAAAAATGACAAAAAGGTCTTAAAAGTGACGTGACACATAAGGTTAAATTAAGACCTCATAGAATGACTCTATGATCAAATTTAGGAATCTCAATTGATCTAggaatcaaatttaaattaatatattttgtaactATTTATACTTGTAATTGTTCTTGCTAAGACCGAATAGACCCCACAAGACCAaacttttctttcctttctgaATTCTTCTGCCAATATCCTCACTTGATTACTTGGAatattcttcttctcttcttgtCCAAAAGAAGGGAAGGTGCCTGCAAAGACACCTTGACTCTCAAGTCAACAAGGAATTTGGGTGAGGTAATAAATGCGCAATAAATGTACCTTGTCAATACTTGGAAACAGCgtgtatttattgtattttaacGGGTTTAGTGTTTTGAAACATTTTGACCTGATCTACtatgttttattaaaatagtGAATCATTATTGTGATAGAGTTGTCATTAAGGAACAATGATATCTCTTGATAAAATAACTTCAAGTTTGTTATTGAAATCACTCATTGATATGTTGTTATTTGATGTCATGTTAGTGTCATAATGGGGGCTCTGTGTTTTAAGTGACTACTTACTAATTGTTAAGGTTTTCTATTGTGTACATTATGATCTATTAAGATGCTTCACATCTTCTTGAAAAGCAGGCATGAGACGGGATTCAACTGTCATACTGAAGCAAACCAATTTAATTTGCTTATGTTttagattaaatttattatgtaCAAGAAAATATGGGTTTTCAATATGTTTTCACATGGAGGGTTGTCTTCACTGCTAATTTCTTGACGAGGATAAAAGTAAACATGACACCTAATTGTCATAACCTAAACTGCTTCTGAAATGTATGTTTCATGTGAAAATTATTTATGGGAAGTAAAATTTGTTCCTAATCTTGTAGGCATCAAACCTTTTGTATGTTGACCAACCAACTGGAACTGGCTTTAGCTACAGTACTGATTTGCGCGACATTCGTCACAATGAAGATGGTGTCAGCAATGACCTGTATGACTTTATTCAGGTACTTGTGTTTGTTGTGAAATATGAATATTAGTTACATTGTTTTCGTATTATGTTCACTTATTTCCTGCAACTTATTATTTGAGTAAACTATATTCCCTTTCATTAATAGATACTAAAATTACACTTCCttctcttattttaaaatatacactTGATATACCCAATTGTCATCAGCATATTATGTATACTTCTGTCAATACTCATCATGCTTGCAACAGAATCTGGGTTAGACCAAAAATTAATCAATCTGTCATTACCAAGCTGCCTAACGTTGTTTTCCTTTATTTGAgaataaattttcattataCATTCCCATATAGaagaaataacaaaatttaCCACAGAATCATGTTTCAAAAAGCAGCAAGAATTTTAGACCAATCCTTATCTCTCTCGATGAATTCACAACAAAGCTTAGCCGTGTAAGCTTCATTTATTTGTGTTATTGATCTCAATTCCTGTCCACCCTCTTGATAACCCAAAACATAATTGAGTAGATCATGTTGAATGATATCCCAAAAGTTTGATAAAAAACACTAGAAAAACTATATGAACCAGGAGCACTATCAGAGGAGAGGTTGAAAACAGTTGGTTTAACTTCAATCAAAGTAGGCCGCTCTATAAGAATATGATTATGCATGTCTATCAATAACAAAGGAATAAATTAGTGATATAAAGTACGTTAGAGCATATGTTTGATGTAGAGAAAGTCTGTGGGAAATGATTTACCACGTGTGCCTCAATGTCGACCTTATCAATGAGCAAAGTATCATTATGGAGGTTTTATTTCTAAATGTCTTTATATCAAGATTTCTTCCTTACATTAGTCCCATAAGGATTTCTTTGAAGTTGCTGTCTGAGAAAGTGAGTTTTGGAAGCCTTGTTGGTCAAGGCTGCCTCTATCAGTTTCTTGACTTACTACATCTTTCGTTTGTATTTTGTGATAAGTTTCCTAGTTTCCCAAATGCTAAAATTTGATTTTACACATCATAGTTAAcacaagaaacaaatttagttGGAGAGAAGAAATTTAAGGAAATATTACCAAGGTAATCAAAGAATTTTGGATGCCATGCCTAAAATTTAGAGCAGGTTCATATCTACACACGTATGTGTGTGTATCACAATACAGGGCAGTAAGAGTGATATATATGTAGAGACATAGCAAAACTAATTTTACACTTAAAAACGTATTGACagttattttctttttccttcaGGCCTTCTTTGCAGAGCATCCTCAATATGCAAAAAATGATTTCTTTATTACAGGTGAATCTTATGCTGGACACTATATTCCTGCTTTCGCAACACGCATCCATCGAGGCAACAAAGCTAAAGAAGGAATTCATATAAACCTGAAGGTTTGTTACATCACGCGATAAACCGGTCTAACTTCCTCTGTGACAGAATTTAATTGAAGGGAAAGAATAATTTCTTATCTTACTATTATTGTTTGAACAGGGATTTGCCATTGGTAATGGACTTACTAACCCTGCAATTCAGTATAAAGCCTACCCAGATTATGCATTGGAAATGGGAATCATTAAGAAGGCTACACGTAACCGCCTCAACAAAGTACTGGTTCCAGCCTGTGAATTGGCAATAAAGCTATGTGGTAATATACATTTTGGCTTTTTACTTTTTAACAAATGTTACATTTCTTGTCACGTTCGAATTTATGTAATGAGTGAGGACTATGATGGGTTGAAGAGTCCAACTACCAAATGTTTGAATTTGTTTGATTGATTTTTTAAGCTCCAACAAATCATTTCCAGTATTAAACCGTATTTGAAATAATGAACAGaatatcactttttttttaaaagttccAATTAAGGTTTGTTCGTGAGTTGGCCTTTTGCTCCATCTACAAGACCTGGATTTATATCCATTGATAACCTTTATTAGACAGTCTAAACTATAAAAATTGGGTAAATTATTGTGATTTTGGTAGGGAAGCATATTTCCTCATTTAGTACCCTAAGACTGGGGAGAGAGGAGTTGACAACATTTCTATTGAATGGATAGAAGAACCTTAGTATGACTGATTTTTCTGCGGGGGTAATGATAGGAACTGAGAGTTTGGGGCAGTTACTATGATTATTGGTATAAAGTAGAAgcagtattttttttataaaaagtatcTGATATAGTTCTTCAATATATAAATTGGGTGGTCTATTAGTTAGAAAGTCCTATTTTTCCGACTATTTGCTATATTATGCATTAAACCCCATACACATATACACGTGTGTATGCCATGTACacaagatattattttttaatatataatcatCATAAAGTTTACTATTACAATTTCCTATTTCTGAATTATTTGGAAGCCTAATGAAATCCACGGTCAACTCTAGGTATGAAAGTGTATAGTAAGATTACAAGTTTGTTGATTTCTAGCGATCACAtcaattttgtatttattgtcGTGAT encodes the following:
- the LOC137830508 gene encoding serine carboxypeptidase-like, translating into MGYSSIIILCTFLLLLFFSPSTYASPSDEAALQAKKLISALNLFPDDGVNVVPVANSSLQPRKIVEKRLRFPNLVASDSEPSVEDLGHYAGYYPIVHSHAARMFYFFFESRNTKEDPVVIWLTGGPGCSSELALFYENGPFKIADDLSLVWNEYGWDKASNLLYVDQPTGTGFSYSTDLRDIRHNEDGVSNDLYDFIQAFFAEHPQYAKNDFFITGESYAGHYIPAFATRIHRGNKAKEGIHINLKGFAIGNGLTNPAIQYKAYPDYALEMGIIKKATRNRLNKVLVPACELAIKLCGTNGKTSCVAAYVACNLIFSNIMLHAGDTNYYDIRKKCEGSLCYDFSNMEKFLNQKSVRDSLGVGKIHFVSCSTEVYMALLVDWMRNLEVGIPALLEDGINLLIYAGEYDLICNWLGNSRWVHALEWSGKKEFTTSLEVPFVVDGSEAGLLKSYGPLSFLKVHDAGHMVPMDQPKAALEMLKKWTNGNLAESRVQKEKLVAEM